One window of Medicago truncatula cultivar Jemalong A17 chromosome 2, MtrunA17r5.0-ANR, whole genome shotgun sequence genomic DNA carries:
- the LOC112419454 gene encoding uncharacterized protein, whose protein sequence is MIVALGSTNKHRVVRHVRWYPPPEGCIKVNVDGSSFGIPGDAAIWRGLQRAWDLGYRSIILESDSQTALDLIADTKENNFHPHATLLSLIRKFISLHWVVFFTHTLREGNECADWLVKLGDTNADSLKIWTTPPPQLDIILLEDIFGALRQ, encoded by the exons ATGATTGTTGCTCTTGGTTCTACCAATAAGCATCGTGTGGTGCGTCATGTTCGTTGGTATCCTCCCCCTGAAGGTTGTATTAAAGTAAATGTGGACGGCTCTTCTTTTGGCATTCCTGGCGATGCAG CTATTTGGAGAGGTCTTCAAAGGGCTTGGGATCTTGGTTATAGGTCAATCATCTTGGAATCTGATTCTCAGACAGCTTTGGATTTGATTGCAGATACTAAGGAGAATAATTTTCATCCACATGCAACTTTACTCTCTTTAATTAGAAAGTTCATTTCTCTTCATTGGGTGGTTTTCTTTACTCATACCTTACGAGAAGGCAATGAATGTGCTGATTGGTTGGTCAAGCTCGGTGATACCAACGCCGACTCCTTGAAAATATGGACAACTCCTCCTCCTCAATTAGATATCATTTTACTTGAGGATATTTTTGGTGCGTTAAGGCAGTGA